From a single Vigna radiata var. radiata cultivar VC1973A unplaced genomic scaffold, Vradiata_ver6 scaffold_206, whole genome shotgun sequence genomic region:
- the LOC106780777 gene encoding probable membrane-associated kinase regulator 6, translating to METSHPLSIESFSYSWLVNLKPSIESLEGSLTASLDASDEASFIEMDPRMPPSKRFFRNSQDFKFDFPTSQYPLTLVDADDLFSNGYLMPLFVESLKMEAYEASDSNPSLPSSSHVPKIVVPNAHSRCPSLKRCRTMSRRIFQKYLNFLRPLCRRLRSAKSGSKSESVIKNTYSLFLHLLTVSNLLASLIILLIPGKFIHMATKIMWFWFLTMVLLHRRFCLLFLVFTLPVRHCFSFIVYLCSRT from the coding sequence ATGGAAACTTCTCATCCTCTTTCTATTGAAAGCTTCTCTTACAGTTGGTTGGTGAACCTGAAGCCATCCATAGAAAGCCTTGAAGGCTCCCTCACAGCTTCCCTTGATGCTTCTGATGAAGCTTCCTTCATTGAAATGGACCCAAGAATGCCACCTTCGAAAAGGTTCTTCAGAAACTCTCAAGATTTCAAATTTGACTTCCCCACTTCACAGTACCCTCTCACTCTTGTTGATGCTGATGACCTCTTTTCCAATGGTTATCTCATGCCCCTTTTTGTTGAGTCTTTGAAAATGGAAGCATATGAGGCCTCAGATTCCAATCCAAGTCTACCTTCCTCATCACATGTGCCAAAAATTGTGGTTCCTAATGCTCATTCTAGATGCCCTTCATTGAAAAGGTGCAGAACAATGTCAAGGAGAATATTTCAAAAGTACCTCAACTTCTTGAGGCCCTTGTGTAGAAGATTGAGGAGTGCCAAATCAGGTTCAAAATCTGAATctgttattaaaaatacatattctCTTTTTTTGCACCTTTTAACAGTTAGTAACTTATTAGCCTCCCTTATTATTCTTCTAATTCCGGGGAAGTTTATACATATGGCAACAAAAATTATGTGGTTTTGGTTTTTGACTATGGTACTACTTCACAGGCGATTTTGCCtcctttttttagtttttactcTGCCTGTTAGACATTGTTTCTCATTTATAGTCTACCTTTGTTCCCGAACTTGA